The following coding sequences are from one Salvia hispanica cultivar TCC Black 2014 chromosome 3, UniMelb_Shisp_WGS_1.0, whole genome shotgun sequence window:
- the LOC125214042 gene encoding E3 ubiquitin-protein ligase RGLG2-like: MGNKNSSEGSWPPASTTQSSSSSGWQHDYSQASVSQYAQNYPKPNQPSTTGSSSSAGWQNDGINTESSNSQYDDQNPPIAYPYQAPAPAPAGYPHNPPVAYPYQHPAAQGYPPVNQFNAPPQDHACPPPVPAPYHMPTSQVHVPNKRFDKRYSRIADNYHSLEEVSEALAQAGLESSNLIIGIDFTKSNEWTGKNSYNGKSLHHIGGGLNPYEQAISIVGKTLAAFDDDNLIPCYGFGDASTHDQDVFSFYPDGRHCNGFEEVLRRYRELVPNLKLAGPTSFAPIIEMAMTVVEQKQGQFHVLVIIADGQVTRSVDTQHGQLSPQEQKTVQAIVEASKLPLSVVLVGVGDGPWDTMKEFDDYIPAREFDNFQFVNFTEIMVKNTQQNRKETEFALAALMEIPTQYKATIELNLLGGRKGNITERFALPPPVYGTAAFGGNSTPSPTPADAYQYSSSSYYDYTAPAATAPPAASSNYGHQICPICLSNPKDMVFGCGHQTCCGCGQDLQLCPVCRSRIETRIKLY, from the exons ATGGGAAATAAAAATTCGAGCGAGGGGAGTTGGCCGCCTGCTTCAACAACCCAGTCTAGTTCTTCGTCGGGATGGCAGCATGATTATTCTCAGGCATCGGTTTCGCAGTATGCACAAAATTATCCTAAGCCGAATCAACCTTCAACAACTGGTTCTAGTTCATCTGCAGGGTGGCAGAATGATGGCATAAACACTGAATCATCGAATTCACAATATGATGATCAGAACCCTCCCATAGCGTATCCGTATCAAGCACCAGCACCAGCACCAGCAGGATATCCTCATAACCCTCCTGTAGCGTATCCGTATCAGCATCCAGCAGCACAAGGATATCCCCCGGTTAACCAGTTCAACGCTCCGCCCCAAGATCATGCGTGTCCACCACCTGTTCCCGCCCCTTACCATATGCCTACTTCTCAAGTACATGTACCAAACAAGAGGTTTGATAAGAGGTATTCAAGGATTGCTGACAACTATCATTCATTAGAGGAG GTTTCTGAAGCTCTTGCACAAGCTGGTCTTGAGTCTTCAAACCTAATTATTGGGATTGATTTTACTAAGAGCAATGAATGGACTG GCAAGAACTCATATAATGGTAAAAGCTTACATCACATTGGAGGTGGTCTGAATCCCTACGAACAAGCCATAAGCATTGTAGGGAAAACCTTGGCAGCTTTTGATGACGATAATTTGATCCCTTGTTATGGGTTTGGAGATG CATCGACTCATGATCAAGATGTATTTAGTTTTTATCCTGATGGAAGGCATTGCAACGGATTTGAGGAAGTTCTGCGTCGTTACAGAGAACTTGTTCCGAATCTGAAGCTGGCAG GCCCAACATCATTTGCACCAATAATCGAAATGGCTATGACTGTTGTTGAGCAGAAACAGGGCCAGTTCCATGTTTTAGTGATTATTGCAGATGGACAG GTCACCAGAAGTGTTGATACCCAACATGGTCAGCTGAGTCCGCAGGAGCAAAAGACTGTTCAAGCAATAGTCGAAGCTAG CAAGTTGCCTCTATCCGTTGTTTTGGTCGGGGTTGGAGATGGCCCCTGGGATACGATGAAGGAATTTGACGACTATATACCTGCAAGGGAGTTCGATAATTTCCAG TTTGTCAACTTCACGGAGATTATGGTTAAAAATACACAACAAAATCGGAAAGAAACAGAGTTTGCGCTTGCAGCATTGATGGAAATCCCTACTCAGTATAAAGCAACGATAGAGCTTAATCTGTTGGG TGGAAGGAAAGGGAACATTACGGAGAGATTTGCACTTCCTCCTCCTGTCTATGGCACAGCAGCATTTGGCGGCAATTCAACGCCCTCACCCACGCCAGCAGATGCTTATCAGTACAGCTCTAGTTCATACTACGACTACACTGCTCCCGCTGCAACAGCTCCTCCCGCTGCAAGTTCTAACTATGGACACCAG ATTTGTCCCATATGCCTTAGTAATCCGAAGGACATGGTTTTTGGTTGCGGTCATCAG ACGTGTTGCGGGTGTGGACAAGACCTTCAGCTATGCCCGGTATGCAGGAGTCGGATAGAGACAAGAATAAAGCTTTACTGA